The genome window GCAGGGCAACGTCATCGACGGCGATCAGATCATGGCGATCCTCGCCGTGTCGATGAAGCAGCGCGGTCATCTGACCGACGACACGCTGGTCGCCACCGTGATGAGCAACCTCGGTCTCCACGTCGCGATGCGCGAGCAGGGCATCACTGTGCGTCAGACCGCGGTCGGCGACCGCTATGTCCTCGAGGACATGAACGCGGGCGGCTACGCCCTCGGCGGCGAGCAGTCCGGCCACGTGATCATGAGCGAATACGCCACGACCGGTGACGGCCTGCTCACGGGTCTCCACCTGGTCGCTGAGATGGCACGCCAGAACAAGACGATCGCCGAGCTCGCGAGCGTGATGACCGTGTACCCGCAGGTCCTCATCAACGTGCGTGATGTCGACAAGGACGCGGTCGACTCCGATGAGGTCGTGCAGGCTGCGGTCCGCGAAGTCGTGGCCGAGCTCGGCGAGACAGGCCGGGTGCTGCTGCGCAAGTCCGGCACAGAGCCGCTCGTCCGCGTCATGGTCGAGGCGGCCGACGCCGATTCGGCTCAGGCGTATGCCGCTCGTCTGGTCGACGTCGTGCGCGAGCGCCTCGCGCTCTGACGCACCTCTCGCTCTGAACAGTCGAGCGCGCCGTGCGGCACCGTTGATCGGTCAGCCGCGCGGCGCGCTCCAGTTCAGCTGCTCGATGTATCGCAGCAGGACACCCTCGCGCAGGGCCCACGGCGAGACCTCGAGCTCGTCGACGTCCAGTGCGGTCATCGCGGCGTGCAGCGAGACCGCTGCGGCGACGATCTGGAACGTGCGGTCTGCGGTGATCCCGGGAAGCTCTTGCCGTGCGGATGCGGGGAGGCGAGCGAGCCGCGGGATCCACGATCCCAGCGAGGCGCGCGGCAGCACCATGCGCTGGATGCCCGACCACCCGGGAACCGGGTAGCCGGCGAGTCTCGCGAGCGAGCGGATCGCTTTCGACGAACCCACGACATGGTCAGGGCGGGGAAGCGCCGTGAACCGGGGGAGGACTTCGGCGAGCGTCGCGGTCGCATGCTCGCGGAGACGCTCGACATCGTCCTCGCCGGGAGGGTCGTGCGGGAGGAACTGCACGGTCATGCGTCCGGCACCCAGCGGGACGGATGCCGCGGCATCCGGCATCTCATCGCCTCCGGCGGCGACTTCGAGCGAACCACCGCCGATGTCGAGGAGCAGCAGCTGGCCGGCTGACCAGCCGAACCACCGGCGGACCGCGAGGAACGTCAGCTCCGCCTCGGTCTCACCGTCGAGAACCTGAAGCGGCTGTCCGAGGGCCGCCTCGATGCGGGCGATCACGTCGGCCCCGTTGCGGGCGTCGCGCACAGCGCTCGTGGCGGTGGCGAGAAGCTCGTCCACACGCTCGGCCTCGGCGACCTTCCGTGCCTGTGTCACGGCCGACTCGAGCGCGATCACACCTTCTTCCGAGATCGACCCGTCATCGGTGAGGTATCTCATCAGACGCAGAACCGTGCGGTCGCTGGTCTTCGCCAGAGGCCTGCCGCCGGGGCGGACGTCGGCGGCGAGCATATGGACGGTGTTGGAACCGATGTCGAGGACTCCGAGGCGCACGGGTAGAGACTACTCGCGCGCCGTTACGATGTATGCGTGACCACCGCCGAC of Microbacterium sp. LWH13-1.2 contains these proteins:
- a CDS encoding Ppx/GppA family phosphatase, whose product is MRLGVLDIGSNTVHMLAADVRPGGRPLAKTSDRTVLRLMRYLTDDGSISEEGVIALESAVTQARKVAEAERVDELLATATSAVRDARNGADVIARIEAALGQPLQVLDGETEAELTFLAVRRWFGWSAGQLLLLDIGGGSLEVAAGGDEMPDAAASVPLGAGRMTVQFLPHDPPGEDDVERLREHATATLAEVLPRFTALPRPDHVVGSSKAIRSLARLAGYPVPGWSGIQRMVLPRASLGSWIPRLARLPASARQELPGITADRTFQIVAAAVSLHAAMTALDVDELEVSPWALREGVLLRYIEQLNWSAPRG